The following proteins come from a genomic window of Companilactobacillus pabuli:
- the dltA gene encoding D-alanine--poly(phosphoribitol) ligase subunit DltA, with the protein MNKIIENITTTALQNPEKICYQNGEETHTYQELLQKSDQVASFLQDKFLPAKSPLVIFGGQQFEMLVLFLGSIKAGHPYIPVDDASDPSRVIQINGVAKPSLILNWSNITDFGVETPQATKTELQQVLSSDNNIYDSNKSVGLDDDFYIIFTSGTTGTPKGVQISTNNILDFAHWAQEKFDYTDQMKMLLQAPFSFDLSVFDIYPGLMSGVTLNVVDKDTTKNFGKLQQAILKSDFNTWVSTPSFFEMCLLFRGFDEEHLPQLNKFMFCGEELTHATAQKLLKKFPSAKVYNTYGPTENTVAITSVLIDQAALDKYDRLPIGYLKSNMEHKILGSVDSKTGMMTGELLVSGPDVSKGYLNNPVQTQKAFENIDGKIFYHTGDMVSEAEDGLLYYHGRTDFQIKMHGYRIELEEVDSLLGNLKQVKQSCTVPLYNKKKQVNKMIACIVLEDEYSNLDTNDLTDTIKNSLKETTMEYMIPNVLKFVKQLPISKNGKIDRKTLIGEINE; encoded by the coding sequence ATGAACAAGATTATTGAGAATATCACAACTACCGCGTTACAAAACCCCGAAAAGATTTGCTACCAAAATGGTGAAGAAACACATACTTATCAAGAACTACTGCAAAAATCAGATCAAGTCGCTAGTTTCTTGCAGGATAAATTCTTACCTGCGAAGAGTCCTTTGGTCATTTTTGGAGGACAGCAATTTGAGATGTTAGTTTTGTTCTTGGGTTCGATTAAAGCTGGACATCCTTATATTCCAGTTGATGACGCTTCTGATCCATCACGAGTTATTCAAATTAATGGGGTGGCAAAACCAAGTCTGATTTTAAATTGGAGTAATATTACGGATTTTGGCGTGGAAACTCCCCAAGCTACTAAGACTGAATTGCAACAAGTTTTATCATCTGACAATAATATTTACGACAGTAACAAGAGTGTCGGTTTAGACGACGATTTCTATATCATCTTTACTTCTGGTACAACGGGAACTCCCAAAGGTGTGCAAATAAGTACGAATAACATTTTGGATTTTGCACATTGGGCTCAAGAGAAGTTTGATTATACCGACCAAATGAAGATGTTGTTACAAGCTCCTTTTTCATTTGATCTTTCAGTTTTTGATATTTACCCAGGATTAATGAGTGGCGTTACTTTAAACGTTGTGGACAAAGATACGACTAAAAATTTCGGTAAATTGCAACAAGCCATTTTGAAATCCGACTTTAATACGTGGGTTTCAACACCATCATTTTTTGAAATGTGTTTGTTATTTAGAGGCTTTGATGAAGAACATCTACCTCAACTAAATAAATTCATGTTCTGTGGTGAAGAGTTGACGCATGCAACTGCTCAAAAGCTGTTGAAGAAATTTCCAAGTGCCAAAGTTTATAACACTTATGGTCCAACAGAAAATACGGTAGCCATCACATCAGTTTTGATCGATCAAGCTGCGTTAGATAAATATGATCGCTTACCAATTGGTTATCTCAAATCCAACATGGAGCACAAAATTTTGGGTAGCGTTGATTCAAAGACCGGTATGATGACTGGTGAATTGCTAGTCAGTGGGCCAGATGTTTCCAAAGGTTACCTAAATAATCCTGTTCAAACTCAAAAGGCTTTTGAAAATATCGATGGTAAGATTTTCTATCATACCGGTGATATGGTCAGCGAGGCTGAAGACGGCTTGCTATATTACCATGGCCGAACAGACTTCCAAATCAAGATGCACGGTTATCGGATTGAACTAGAAGAAGTTGACTCACTTTTGGGTAATCTTAAACAAGTTAAACAATCTTGTACCGTACCGCTTTATAACAAAAAGAAACAAGTTAATAAAATGATTGCTTGTATCGTTTTGGAAGACGAATATAGCAATTTAGATACGAATGATTTAACAGATACGATTAAAAATTCACTTAAAGAAACGACGATGGAGTACATGATTCCTAACGTTCTCAAATTCGTCAAACAGTTGCCAATTAGTAAAAATGGAAAAATTGATAGAAAGACTTTGATAGGCGAGATTAATGAATAA
- a CDS encoding ABC transporter permease → MNSLLLLGSIPKLPLANWIDNFVDWLVQFTGFFNAITNFIGSINSAFQWVFDLVPIWLFIILVLALTYFVNRDKQNWGLLIFEFLGLLLVWNLDYWRDMTQTLSLVLSSSLIAIIIGIPLGILMAKSHTAEVILKPILDFMQTMPAFVYLIPAVALFGIGMVPGIVASVIFAMPPTVRMTNMGIREVPNELIEAADSFGSTEWQKLFKVELPIAKTSLMAGVNQSMMLSLSMVVIASMIGAMGLGTQVYFAVGRNDAGNGFAAGLAIVILAIILDRLTQSLTRTRRKN, encoded by the coding sequence TTGAATAGTCTTTTACTATTAGGTAGTATTCCAAAACTTCCATTAGCTAATTGGATCGATAATTTTGTTGATTGGCTAGTTCAATTCACTGGTTTCTTCAATGCTATTACTAATTTTATTGGTTCAATCAATAGTGCCTTTCAATGGGTCTTTGATCTGGTTCCAATTTGGTTATTTATTATTTTAGTACTTGCTCTAACTTATTTTGTTAATCGAGATAAACAAAACTGGGGACTATTAATTTTCGAGTTCTTAGGATTGTTGTTAGTTTGGAACTTAGATTACTGGCGTGATATGACCCAAACATTATCATTGGTTCTATCATCTAGTTTGATTGCCATCATCATTGGTATTCCGTTGGGAATTTTGATGGCTAAGAGTCACACGGCTGAAGTTATCTTAAAGCCAATTCTTGATTTCATGCAGACAATGCCAGCCTTCGTTTACTTGATTCCTGCCGTTGCCTTGTTCGGTATTGGTATGGTTCCAGGTATCGTGGCTTCAGTTATTTTCGCTATGCCACCAACAGTTAGAATGACTAACATGGGTATTCGTGAAGTTCCTAATGAATTGATCGAAGCTGCAGATTCATTTGGTTCAACTGAATGGCAAAAATTGTTCAAGGTTGAATTACCAATCGCCAAAACTAGTTTGATGGCTGGTGTCAACCAAAGTATGATGCTTTCACTATCAATGGTTGTTATTGCTTCTATGATCGGTGCTATGGGACTTGGTACACAAGTTTACTTCGCCGTTGGTAGAAACGATGCTGGTAATGGTTTCGCCGCTGGTTTGGCAATCGTTATCTTGGCAATTATTTTGGATAGATTGACTCAATCACTAACAAGAACACGCAGAAAAAACTAG
- the dltD gene encoding D-alanyl-lipoteichoic acid biosynthesis protein DltD — MKKKLWMIFGPVIVAIVALLILLFAPINFKTVTPKKIDQAATSLDVRVLKGESVKNAAEKENYIPIIGSSELSRMDPFHPSSMAQKYHWKNKPFLQGNPGTASLTQAINVGGMSNLKGNKAVFIISPQWFTKTGVPSDAFKYFLSPLQLTGFILNSDHGDKAMNKYIAKRVLDLGVSKGPIEDDALERISKGQQITNFQRMYIQRISRSSLQSQDNLFGALSMNDHQKMIDKAASQLPDTYDYKHLNQLAVKLAKKHSTDNDLQIGNSFYKKELKKRIIKYKNAHRHVTYTRSPEYNDFQALLYMFAQNKTEVMFVIQPINPYWVKYTGMPMSSITNFDKKIKYQLKSQGFNNIVDLSNVKNPNYIAEDTIHMGWRGWLMLDKSLKGYYQTKKANPKNTQYHMNSYFLTNEWASDNQF, encoded by the coding sequence ATGAAAAAAAAGTTATGGATGATTTTTGGACCTGTTATAGTTGCTATTGTTGCATTGTTGATTCTTTTATTTGCACCAATCAATTTTAAAACTGTCACTCCTAAAAAAATTGACCAAGCGGCCACTTCGTTGGACGTGCGAGTTTTAAAAGGTGAGAGTGTTAAGAATGCTGCTGAAAAAGAAAACTACATTCCTATTATTGGTTCATCGGAACTTTCTCGAATGGATCCGTTCCATCCATCTTCCATGGCGCAAAAGTATCATTGGAAGAATAAACCATTCTTGCAAGGTAATCCCGGTACTGCTTCATTGACTCAAGCTATTAACGTTGGTGGAATGTCTAATTTGAAAGGTAACAAAGCTGTCTTTATTATTTCACCACAGTGGTTTACTAAGACTGGTGTTCCTTCTGACGCGTTCAAATATTTCCTATCACCATTACAGTTAACAGGATTTATTTTGAATTCTGATCATGGTGATAAAGCAATGAATAAATATATTGCCAAAAGGGTACTTGATCTGGGTGTTAGCAAAGGTCCAATTGAAGATGATGCTTTAGAACGTATTTCTAAAGGCCAACAGATTACTAACTTCCAACGGATGTACATTCAACGGATTTCACGCTCAAGTCTACAAAGTCAGGATAATCTCTTTGGAGCACTTTCGATGAATGATCACCAAAAGATGATTGATAAAGCGGCTAGTCAATTACCTGATACTTATGATTACAAGCATTTGAATCAATTAGCCGTTAAGTTAGCAAAGAAACATTCAACTGATAATGATTTACAAATTGGTAATTCTTTTTACAAGAAAGAGTTGAAAAAGAGAATCATCAAGTATAAGAATGCGCATAGACACGTCACTTATACACGTTCCCCTGAGTATAACGACTTTCAAGCATTGCTATATATGTTTGCCCAAAATAAAACTGAAGTAATGTTCGTCATTCAACCTATTAATCCTTATTGGGTCAAATATACAGGAATGCCAATGAGTTCCATTACTAATTTTGATAAGAAGATCAAATATCAATTGAAGTCTCAAGGTTTCAATAATATTGTAGATTTATCAAACGTTAAGAATCCTAATTATATTGCTGAAGATACGATTCACATGGGCTGGCGTGGCTGGTTAATGCTAGATAAGAGTCTTAAAGGCTATTATCAAACTAAGAAAGCTAACCCTAAGAATACGCAATATCACATGAATAGTTACTTCTTAACGAATGAATGGGCTAGCGATAATCAATTTTAA
- the dltB gene encoding D-alanyl-lipoteichoic acid biosynthesis protein DltB: MNNITPYSSPHYFIYLLLLLLPIMIGLWFGKRLHIYDFFATVVILWITFFGGNMSQGISLIFYILYEMLLVFIYLSYRKKHNNFWIFTMFVVLAIVPLVFVKLDPLLKNATISLFGFMGISYLTFKAVEIIMEIRDGAIKNIKPYEFVRFLLFFPTISSGPIDRFRRFQKDVLKVPSRDEYVELLHSGVNKLMQGLAYKFIIGYFFGTLLLPKIQILTLSYRGETPLGISWALVAYMYVYSMYLFFDFAGYSLFAVSISNFMGIKTPMNFKAPFKSKNIKDFWNRWHITLSFWFRDFIYMRLMFTMIKHKWIKNRVNIANFGYLTLFLIMGFWHGETWYYIVYGLFHAGAMITNDAWLRFKKRHRKSIPSNKLTHAFAVFLTFNVVCFSFMIFSGILDKLWF; this comes from the coding sequence ATGAATAACATTACTCCTTATAGCAGTCCACATTACTTTATCTATTTACTATTACTTTTATTGCCAATCATGATTGGACTGTGGTTTGGCAAACGACTTCACATTTATGATTTCTTCGCAACTGTTGTGATTCTTTGGATCACGTTCTTTGGTGGAAACATGTCGCAGGGAATTTCATTGATCTTTTACATTCTCTACGAAATGTTACTAGTATTTATTTACTTGTCGTATCGTAAAAAACACAATAATTTCTGGATCTTTACTATGTTTGTCGTACTGGCGATTGTACCGCTGGTCTTCGTCAAGTTGGATCCACTATTGAAAAATGCCACGATTTCCTTATTTGGTTTCATGGGAATCAGTTATTTAACCTTCAAAGCGGTTGAAATTATCATGGAAATCCGTGATGGGGCAATTAAGAATATTAAGCCATATGAGTTCGTTCGGTTCTTACTATTCTTCCCAACCATCTCTTCAGGACCAATTGATCGTTTCAGACGTTTCCAAAAGGATGTTTTAAAGGTTCCTAGTCGTGATGAATACGTTGAGTTATTACACAGTGGTGTTAATAAATTGATGCAAGGTTTAGCTTATAAATTCATCATCGGTTATTTCTTCGGAACCTTATTGTTACCAAAGATTCAAATTTTGACCTTGTCTTATCGTGGTGAAACACCATTAGGTATTTCTTGGGCTTTGGTGGCTTACATGTATGTTTATAGTATGTATTTGTTCTTTGACTTCGCTGGATATTCATTATTTGCTGTTTCAATCAGTAATTTCATGGGTATCAAGACGCCAATGAACTTCAAGGCACCATTTAAGTCCAAAAACATCAAGGATTTCTGGAATAGATGGCACATTACCTTGTCATTCTGGTTCCGTGATTTCATCTACATGCGTTTGATGTTTACGATGATCAAACACAAGTGGATCAAGAATCGTGTCAATATCGCTAATTTCGGTTACTTGACCTTGTTCTTGATCATGGGATTTTGGCACGGCGAGACTTGGTACTACATCGTTTATGGTTTGTTCCACGCCGGAGCAATGATCACCAACGATGCTTGGTTGAGATTTAAGAAGAGACATCGTAAGAGTATTCCAAGCAATAAACTTACTCATGCGTTTGCGGTCTTCTTGACTTTCAACGTTGTATGTTTCAGTTTTATGATTTTTTCAGGTATTTTAGATAAATTATGGTTTTAG
- a CDS encoding electron transfer flavoprotein subunit beta/FixA family protein, with product MKIVVGIKQVPETTNVKINEKTKNIDRRGLGGVINSYDLHALQAALMIRDQVGGEVITLSMGPDDFAVSLQETLALGADKAVLLSDRAFAGADTLATAYVLGEAIKKIGDVDLVMVGQQSVDADTGQVGPIIAEMLNVPQVTYADKIEAFEDHLVIDRKLENVEQTITAKLPILLTATDKANNPKYKNVVEIAKSFDKPIITWHASDLNLDEQRVGQAGSPTIVRSISEPKKVAKKNHRLSDDPVTAARELVDILKQKNILTEDK from the coding sequence ATGAAAATAGTTGTTGGTATTAAACAAGTTCCTGAAACGACAAATGTCAAAATTAACGAAAAAACAAAGAACATTGATCGACGTGGCCTAGGTGGTGTTATTAATTCTTATGATTTACACGCCTTGCAAGCAGCATTAATGATTAGAGATCAAGTTGGAGGAGAAGTTATCACCTTATCAATGGGTCCTGATGATTTCGCTGTTTCATTACAAGAAACCTTGGCACTTGGAGCTGATAAAGCAGTTCTTTTGTCAGATCGTGCTTTTGCTGGTGCCGATACGTTGGCAACCGCTTATGTACTAGGTGAAGCAATCAAAAAAATTGGTGATGTTGATTTAGTAATGGTTGGACAACAGTCAGTCGATGCTGATACTGGTCAAGTAGGACCAATCATTGCTGAAATGCTCAACGTTCCTCAAGTTACCTATGCTGATAAAATTGAGGCCTTTGAAGACCATTTGGTGATTGATCGTAAATTAGAAAATGTAGAACAAACGATTACTGCTAAGCTACCAATTCTTTTAACAGCTACTGATAAAGCTAATAATCCTAAATATAAGAATGTTGTTGAAATCGCCAAGAGTTTTGATAAGCCAATTATTACTTGGCATGCCAGTGATTTGAATTTAGACGAACAACGAGTTGGACAAGCGGGTTCTCCAACAATTGTTCGTTCAATTTCTGAACCTAAAAAAGTTGCTAAGAAGAATCATCGTTTGTCAGATGATCCAGTTACGGCTGCTCGTGAATTAGTGGATATTTTAAAGCAAAAGAATATTTTGACGGAGGACAAATAG
- a CDS encoding MerR family transcriptional regulator, producing METTYSIGEVAEKFGLSVPTLRYYDKEGLIPNLKKNSAGVRRFTDENLSTLQIVECVKNAGMPIKEIKQFIKWTTEGDDSLQERFDMFLQLRLSVQEQMRQLQETLDVINFKCEYYGKATNDGTEKFVKEEMHLDKP from the coding sequence ATAGAAACTACTTATTCAATCGGTGAAGTAGCCGAAAAATTCGGTTTGTCGGTTCCAACGTTACGTTATTATGACAAAGAAGGTTTGATTCCCAACTTGAAGAAAAATTCGGCTGGGGTACGTCGTTTCACCGATGAAAATTTAAGTACTTTACAGATAGTTGAATGTGTAAAAAATGCTGGGATGCCAATCAAAGAAATCAAGCAATTCATCAAGTGGACGACAGAAGGTGATGATTCGTTACAGGAACGCTTTGATATGTTCTTACAATTACGCTTGTCAGTTCAAGAACAAATGCGTCAGTTACAAGAAACACTCGATGTTATTAATTTTAAATGTGAGTACTATGGTAAAGCGACAAACGATGGTACAGAAAAATTTGTTAAAGAAGAAATGCATTTAGATAAGCCCTAA
- a CDS encoding quaternary amine ABC transporter ATP-binding protein — MSTNKSTKVEVKNLTKIFGKRIAKAKELSRQGKDKSEILKETGATVGVDRANFKIYDGEIFVIMGLSGSGKSTLVRMINRLIDPTEGEVLIDGENVMKMDKKKLRDVRRKKMSMVFQNFGLLPNRTVLENTEYGLEIQGVEKETREKKANEALETVGITGYNNEYPDQLSGGMQQRVGLARALANDPEILLMDEAFSALDPLNRTDMQDQLLDIQDRLHKTIIFISHDLNEALKIGDRIMIMKDAKVIQTGTPEDILTHPANEYVENFIENVDRSKVLTAGNVMIRPMTINIEKAGPRLTLKMMKANEVSTAYIINNERKLLGVVDANDVIKLVREKKGDITPIIQTKVPTTDEDTPISDLMDDISQTGIPFAVVNDKKQLKGIIVRGAVLGALAGNEVSDFE, encoded by the coding sequence ATGAGTACTAATAAGAGTACAAAAGTAGAAGTCAAAAACCTAACAAAAATCTTTGGTAAGAGAATCGCCAAAGCCAAAGAGTTAAGCAGACAAGGAAAAGATAAATCAGAAATTCTCAAAGAAACAGGTGCCACAGTCGGTGTAGACCGTGCGAATTTCAAGATTTATGATGGTGAAATTTTCGTTATCATGGGTCTTTCCGGTAGTGGTAAGTCAACATTGGTAAGAATGATCAATCGTCTTATCGACCCAACAGAGGGTGAAGTTTTGATTGATGGCGAAAACGTCATGAAGATGGACAAGAAAAAGCTTCGTGATGTTCGTCGAAAGAAAATGAGTATGGTTTTCCAAAACTTTGGATTATTACCTAATCGAACAGTTTTAGAAAACACTGAATATGGCTTGGAAATTCAAGGAGTAGAAAAAGAAACTCGTGAAAAGAAAGCCAATGAAGCACTAGAAACAGTCGGAATTACAGGTTACAACAATGAATACCCTGATCAATTATCAGGTGGTATGCAACAACGTGTTGGTTTAGCTCGTGCATTAGCCAACGACCCCGAAATACTATTAATGGATGAGGCTTTCTCAGCTCTTGATCCATTGAACAGAACCGACATGCAAGATCAGCTATTGGATATTCAAGATCGATTGCATAAGACAATCATTTTTATCAGTCACGATTTGAATGAAGCATTGAAGATTGGTGATCGAATTATGATTATGAAGGATGCTAAGGTTATTCAAACTGGTACGCCGGAAGATATCTTGACACATCCTGCCAATGAATATGTTGAAAACTTTATTGAAAATGTGGATAGAAGTAAGGTTCTTACTGCTGGTAATGTTATGATTCGTCCAATGACAATCAATATCGAAAAAGCTGGTCCACGTTTGACATTGAAGATGATGAAAGCTAATGAAGTTTCAACAGCTTACATTATCAACAATGAACGTAAGTTACTTGGTGTCGTCGATGCCAATGATGTGATTAAATTAGTTCGCGAGAAGAAAGGGGATATTACACCTATTATTCAAACCAAAGTTCCTACAACAGATGAAGATACTCCAATTTCAGATTTGATGGATGATATCTCGCAAACAGGTATTCCATTTGCCGTTGTAAACGACAAGAAACAATTGAAAGGAATCATTGTTCGTGGTGCCGTACTAGGTGCCCTTGCAGGAAATGAGGTGAGTGATTTTGAATAG
- the dltC gene encoding D-alanine--poly(phosphoribitol) ligase subunit DltC: protein MDEIKNKIVDILKDVTGLDDAGSDADQDLFKDGVLDSMATVEVLVTLQDTFGIQVPVSEFDRSQWSTVNKIAQRVQELE from the coding sequence ATGGACGAAATTAAAAACAAAATTGTGGATATTTTAAAAGATGTTACAGGTTTGGATGATGCAGGCTCAGACGCTGATCAAGATCTATTCAAAGATGGCGTTCTAGATTCAATGGCAACTGTAGAAGTTCTAGTTACATTACAAGATACTTTTGGTATCCAAGTGCCAGTTTCAGAATTTGACCGTTCACAATGGTCAACCGTAAATAAAATTGCTCAACGTGTACAAGAATTGGAATAG
- a CDS encoding glycine betaine ABC transporter substrate-binding protein, with protein MKKQKFIKLFLLALLIIPIISACSSQTAPYNSKEKLGPQINYTITGIDAGAGVMASTQSALSDYKLEDNNWQLQPSSTSAMTSTLDKAYKNKQPIVVTGWQPHWMFKKYKLKFLKDPKNVYGKAEHISTIVRKGLKKDSPEAYTILDRFHWTPSQMSDVMLNVNDGMDPKKAAKQWIKKNPKVVSQWTKGVKKVHGKSIKLTYVAWDSEIASTNVIAEVLREQGYKVTIQSMEMQPVWASIATKAADATVSAWLPKTSAKFYSDYKGRFEDLGANLNGAKVGLAVPTYMKNINSIEDLKTK; from the coding sequence TTGAAAAAACAAAAGTTTATTAAACTTTTCTTATTAGCTTTACTAATTATCCCAATTATTTCCGCATGTAGTTCCCAGACAGCTCCATACAACAGTAAGGAAAAGTTGGGTCCCCAAATTAATTACACGATTACTGGTATTGATGCTGGTGCTGGTGTGATGGCGTCAACTCAAAGTGCTTTATCAGATTACAAGCTAGAAGATAACAACTGGCAATTACAACCCAGTTCAACTTCAGCTATGACTAGTACTTTAGATAAAGCCTATAAGAATAAGCAACCAATCGTAGTGACTGGTTGGCAACCACACTGGATGTTTAAGAAGTATAAATTAAAATTCTTAAAAGATCCTAAAAATGTTTATGGTAAAGCCGAGCATATTAGTACGATTGTTCGTAAAGGTTTAAAGAAGGATTCACCAGAAGCTTATACAATTTTGGATCGATTCCACTGGACACCATCACAAATGTCTGATGTTATGTTAAATGTTAACGACGGAATGGATCCTAAGAAAGCTGCTAAGCAATGGATCAAGAAGAATCCTAAAGTCGTCTCACAATGGACTAAGGGTGTCAAAAAAGTTCATGGTAAGTCAATCAAGCTAACTTATGTGGCTTGGGACTCTGAAATTGCTTCAACTAATGTAATTGCTGAAGTATTAAGAGAACAAGGCTACAAAGTAACTATCCAATCAATGGAAATGCAACCAGTTTGGGCTTCAATTGCCACAAAGGCTGCCGATGCTACTGTCAGTGCTTGGTTACCTAAGACTTCAGCTAAATTCTATTCTGATTATAAGGGTAGATTTGAAGATTTAGGTGCCAACTTGAATGGTGCTAAAGTTGGATTAGCTGTGCCAACTTACATGAAAAATATAAATTCTATTGAAGATTTAAAAACAAAATAA
- a CDS encoding acyl-CoA dehydrogenase family protein: MDQNKTSKEILLRMVKSFTENEVAPFDMEIDHTRSYVNDLLNKIKETDLLSTMLPKEYGGAGFDGSTTAKMINEIARGNASLAVTLEGHFKSIDQIVKFGNQALKDKYLPQAKSRIIAFSMTEPSGGSNPLGINSHAEHVGDKWIINGDKIMITNGGLAEIYCVLVKTAPEELSFFVIDKDMEGFEFGKQENFLGLTGVPVGEIVMNNIEVNESHLLGKVGMGKEIGDSAHNDARVLMGAVLTGIMEHELDIVTDYATHRKAIDTPIIQMQGIQRKVADIAIAKETTKLLYQKAAWLKDNRQDYEEEAAMAKAYGSRSAVKSGDDALQILGGYGYSLDYPVEHLIRDARAMELAEGTVEKMRTEIALIEAKNRA, encoded by the coding sequence ATGGATCAAAATAAAACGAGTAAAGAAATCCTATTGCGGATGGTTAAATCGTTCACTGAAAACGAAGTAGCACCATTTGATATGGAAATCGATCATACGAGATCATATGTAAATGACTTGTTAAATAAAATAAAAGAAACAGATTTGTTAAGTACGATGTTACCTAAAGAGTATGGTGGTGCTGGATTTGATGGTTCAACGACCGCCAAAATGATTAACGAAATTGCTCGTGGTAATGCAAGTTTAGCAGTTACTTTGGAAGGTCATTTCAAATCAATTGACCAGATTGTTAAATTTGGTAATCAAGCTTTAAAAGATAAGTATTTGCCACAGGCAAAATCACGAATTATTGCTTTTTCGATGACTGAACCTAGTGGAGGTTCGAATCCTTTAGGAATTAACTCACATGCAGAACATGTTGGTGACAAGTGGATTATTAATGGCGATAAGATCATGATCACTAATGGAGGATTGGCCGAAATTTATTGTGTTCTTGTCAAAACTGCACCTGAGGAATTATCCTTCTTTGTTATTGATAAAGATATGGAAGGATTTGAATTTGGTAAACAAGAAAACTTCTTAGGTCTGACGGGAGTGCCAGTTGGTGAAATCGTCATGAACAATATTGAAGTCAATGAAAGTCATTTGTTAGGCAAAGTTGGCATGGGAAAAGAAATCGGCGACAGTGCTCATAATGACGCTCGAGTATTGATGGGAGCTGTTTTGACTGGAATTATGGAACATGAATTGGATATCGTAACAGATTATGCAACCCACAGAAAAGCTATCGATACGCCAATTATTCAAATGCAAGGTATTCAAAGAAAAGTGGCTGATATTGCTATTGCTAAGGAAACGACTAAATTACTTTATCAAAAAGCCGCTTGGCTAAAAGATAATCGCCAAGATTACGAAGAAGAAGCTGCAATGGCTAAGGCTTATGGTAGTCGAAGTGCTGTTAAGTCTGGTGATGATGCTTTACAAATTTTGGGTGGATACGGTTATAGTTTGGATTATCCAGTTGAACATTTGATCAGGGATGCCAGAGCGATGGAATTAGCTGAAGGTACAGTTGAAAAGATGCGGACAGAAATTGCTTTGATTGAAGCAAAGAATAGAGCCTAG
- a CDS encoding electron transfer flavoprotein subunit alpha/FixB family protein, which produces MTVIKENWIFAENDLNEINPVTFQLITKMNQISHDPVVVILIEKSTANLETALSAYGPDKIITIKDDDLVNGDDLEVTDALADLIKQKGTPNTLIFPATVVGRSIAPRLQARLQTGLTADCLDLHFEDDLLVQTKPSYGDNIMCEITIPDCRPQMVTARPNVFSAEKKINPNLQMETISNIQWKKDNQLQIKSRVLPVQKAKDIKQAKRVVAIGRGSKTTKDIEVAKSLSQKLNASLGVTRPLTDLEEFTITNQIGQSGQTIAPDLLINLGISGAVQYTSGISNAKIVVSINTDKNAQIFKHSDYFFVGNAQEFAKSLEAIL; this is translated from the coding sequence ATGACGGTAATAAAAGAAAATTGGATTTTTGCAGAAAATGATTTAAATGAAATCAATCCAGTAACTTTTCAATTAATTACTAAGATGAATCAAATTAGTCATGATCCTGTAGTAGTCATCTTGATTGAAAAAAGTACTGCTAATTTGGAAACCGCTTTGAGTGCTTATGGTCCAGACAAAATTATTACCATCAAAGATGATGATTTAGTTAACGGTGATGATTTAGAGGTTACTGATGCCTTGGCTGATTTAATTAAGCAAAAAGGTACACCTAACACTTTGATTTTTCCGGCAACTGTTGTTGGACGTTCAATTGCACCTCGATTGCAAGCTCGTTTACAAACCGGGTTGACAGCTGACTGTTTAGATTTGCATTTTGAAGATGATTTATTGGTACAAACTAAACCTTCATATGGTGACAATATTATGTGTGAAATTACGATTCCAGATTGTCGCCCACAGATGGTCACAGCCCGTCCCAATGTTTTCAGCGCCGAAAAGAAAATTAATCCAAATTTGCAAATGGAAACCATTTCCAACATACAATGGAAGAAAGACAATCAATTACAAATAAAAAGTCGTGTTTTACCCGTTCAAAAAGCTAAGGATATCAAGCAGGCAAAACGTGTTGTAGCCATCGGTCGTGGTAGTAAAACAACCAAGGATATTGAAGTTGCTAAGAGTCTGTCTCAGAAGTTAAATGCTAGTCTTGGAGTAACACGACCATTGACTGATTTGGAAGAGTTTACAATCACTAATCAAATTGGTCAAAGTGGGCAAACAATTGCCCCTGATTTACTGATCAATTTAGGAATTTCTGGAGCGGTTCAATATACTTCAGGAATATCAAATGCCAAAATTGTTGTTTCGATTAATACGGATAAAAACGCACAAATTTTTAAGCATTCAGATTATTTTTTTGTCGGGAATGCTCAAGAATTCGCTAAGTCGCTTGAAGCTATACTATAA